From Chryseobacterium tructae, one genomic window encodes:
- a CDS encoding MIP/aquaporin family protein: MTPFIAEVIGTMLLILLGNGVVANVVLKDTKGNNSGWIVITTAWALAVFVGVTVAGPVSGAHLNPAVTIGLATAGKFEWNLVPSYIAAQMIGGMLGAFLVWLFHKDHFAITEDEGAKLACFSTTPAIRKVSSNLISEIIGTFVLVFVIFYISDSSITLQADPNAKVGLGSVGAIPVAFLVWVIGLSLGGTTGYAINPARDLAPRIMHAILPVKGSSDWGYAWIPVLGPVTGAVIAALLFMILK, encoded by the coding sequence ATGACTCCATTTATCGCAGAAGTGATCGGAACGATGCTTCTAATTTTGTTAGGCAACGGTGTTGTAGCCAATGTTGTCTTGAAGGATACCAAAGGAAATAATTCCGGATGGATTGTTATTACCACCGCTTGGGCATTAGCTGTTTTTGTAGGGGTAACTGTTGCCGGCCCTGTAAGTGGAGCCCATTTGAATCCAGCGGTAACGATTGGATTAGCAACTGCAGGAAAATTTGAATGGAATCTTGTTCCGTCTTATATTGCAGCTCAGATGATTGGAGGGATGTTGGGAGCCTTTTTGGTCTGGCTGTTTCATAAAGATCATTTTGCTATTACAGAAGATGAAGGCGCAAAACTAGCTTGTTTCAGTACCACACCTGCGATCAGAAAAGTATCCTCTAATCTTATTAGTGAAATTATTGGAACATTTGTACTGGTATTTGTTATTTTCTACATTTCAGATTCAAGTATTACTCTGCAGGCAGATCCTAATGCGAAAGTAGGGTTAGGTTCTGTAGGAGCTATTCCTGTGGCTTTCCTTGTGTGGGTAATCGGGCTTTCTTTAGGAGGCACTACCGGATATGCGATTAACCCTGCCAGAGATCTTGCTCCAAGAATTATGCACGCTATTCTTCCAGTCAAAGGAAGCAGTGATTGGGGATATGCCTGGATTCCTGTTTTAGGACCTGTTACCGGAGCTGTTATTGCAGCATTATTGTTCATGATTTTAAAATAA
- a CDS encoding DeoR/GlpR family DNA-binding transcription regulator produces MEKLIPRQDEILKELDEKGHVLVQDLCEKLNVSSVTIRKDLNYLESLGLLFRNHGGASKQVRYAYEKNVGEKENINVEAKQAIAKAALPLIQENDCIILASGTTMHYLARMLMNFGPLTVLTSSLRVAIELCNNPNINVIQLGGEVRKSSTSIVGSISEGILKQFSCNKLFLGVDGIDLEFGISTSNAAEAHLNQVMIDCADKTVVLADSSKLNKKGFGKIAALDQVDYLITDDGIAAEDQARLEEIGVNVLK; encoded by the coding sequence ATGGAAAAGCTAATTCCAAGGCAGGATGAAATATTGAAAGAGCTGGATGAAAAAGGACATGTTCTTGTTCAGGATCTGTGTGAAAAATTAAATGTTTCTTCAGTTACGATTCGAAAGGATTTGAACTATCTCGAAAGTTTAGGGCTTCTTTTTAGAAATCATGGGGGTGCCAGTAAGCAGGTGAGATATGCTTATGAAAAAAATGTAGGAGAAAAAGAGAATATCAATGTAGAAGCGAAACAGGCAATTGCTAAGGCTGCACTTCCGTTGATTCAGGAAAATGATTGCATCATATTGGCATCGGGAACCACGATGCACTACCTTGCAAGGATGTTGATGAATTTCGGGCCGCTTACGGTTTTGACTTCTTCACTAAGGGTGGCTATTGAACTTTGTAATAATCCTAATATTAATGTCATCCAATTAGGTGGTGAGGTGAGAAAAAGTTCTACGTCAATTGTAGGATCTATTTCAGAAGGAATTCTTAAACAATTCTCCTGTAATAAACTTTTCCTGGGTGTAGATGGAATTGATCTTGAATTTGGAATCAGTACTTCTAATGCTGCAGAAGCTCACCTTAATCAGGTGATGATTGATTGTGCAGATAAAACCGTAGTTCTCGCAGACTCTTCAAAATTAAATAAGAAGGGTTTTGGTAAAATTGCGGCACTGGATCAGGTGGATTATTTGATTACGGATGACGGAATTGCTGCCGAAGATCAGGCAAGACTAGAGGAAATTGGAGTTAATGTGCTTAAATAA